A section of the SAR324 cluster bacterium genome encodes:
- the fliN gene encoding flagellar motor switch protein FliN has product MASDFENLDDLDWADVEGELEANRDAILAEVQNIEAPSDSDSPAPAGPGHIASELDIDFLLDVQLNIQVEVGRSQIRIEDLLELDQGSIVELQSAIGEPLDIRVNEKLVARGEIVVINDKFAVRITDIISPDDRFAAL; this is encoded by the coding sequence ATGGCGAGTGATTTTGAAAACCTAGATGATTTAGATTGGGCAGACGTCGAAGGTGAGTTAGAAGCCAATCGTGACGCAATTTTGGCGGAGGTGCAAAACATAGAGGCACCTTCCGACTCTGACAGTCCTGCTCCAGCAGGTCCCGGACATATAGCTTCGGAATTAGACATTGACTTCCTTCTGGATGTGCAACTGAACATTCAGGTTGAAGTTGGTCGTTCCCAAATTCGAATCGAGGATCTCCTGGAGTTAGATCAAGGCTCAATTGTAGAACTGCAAAGTGCTATTGGGGAACCACTTGATATCCGAGTGAATGAAAAACTTGTTGCTCGTGGGGAAATTGTCGTAATAAATGACAAGTTTGCTGTCCGAATTACTGACATTATTAGCCCGGATGATCGTTTTGCCGCACTCTGA